In Flammeovirgaceae bacterium 311, one DNA window encodes the following:
- a CDS encoding peptidyl-tRNA hydrolase (COG0193 Peptidyl-tRNA hydrolase), with protein MKFLITGLGNPGPEYELTRHNIGFLVLDRLADREGVAFTTGRYADKAEIKFKGRQITLIKPNTYMNLSGKAVNYWLQELKTPKENLLVVTDDLALPFGKLRMRQKGSAAGHNGLTNIEQLTGGQDYARLRCGIGSDYPKGRQVDYVLSNFPLEQMNAMLPLLDKACDMIMGFCTIGIARTMSQFND; from the coding sequence ATGAAATTCCTGATTACCGGCCTGGGCAACCCAGGCCCCGAATATGAACTTACCCGCCACAACATTGGCTTCCTGGTGCTGGACCGGCTGGCAGACCGCGAAGGAGTTGCATTTACAACAGGCCGCTATGCTGATAAAGCTGAGATTAAATTTAAGGGAAGGCAGATCACCCTCATCAAGCCAAACACCTATATGAACCTCAGCGGCAAAGCTGTGAACTACTGGCTGCAGGAGCTAAAAACTCCAAAAGAAAACCTGCTGGTGGTAACCGACGACCTTGCCCTCCCCTTTGGCAAGCTGCGCATGCGCCAGAAAGGCTCTGCGGCTGGTCATAATGGCCTTACAAACATTGAACAGCTAACCGGTGGGCAGGATTATGCCAGGCTGCGCTGCGGCATCGGGAGCGATTATCCCAAAGGTCGTCAGGTAGATTATGTTTTAAGCAACTTCCCGCTGGAACAAATGAACGCCATGCTGCCCCTGCTGGATAAAGCCTGCGATATGATCATGGGTTTCTGCACCATTGGTATCGCCCGCACCATGAGCCAGTTCAATGACTGA